The Neovison vison isolate M4711 chromosome 5, ASM_NN_V1, whole genome shotgun sequence genome includes a region encoding these proteins:
- the STAT5A gene encoding signal transducer and activator of transcription 5A, translating into MAGWIQAQQLQGDALRQMQVLYGQHFPIEVRHYLAQWIESQPWDAIDLENPQDQAQASQLLEGLVQELQKKAEHQVGEDGFLLKIKLGHYATQLQNTYDRCPMELVRCIRHILYNEQRLVREANNGNSPAGILVDAMSQKHLQINQTFEELRLVTQDTENELKKLQQTQEYFIIQYQESLRIQAQFAGLAQLSPQERLSRETALQQKQVSLEAWLQHEAQTLQQYRVELAEKHQKTLQLLRKQQTIILDDELIQWKRRQQLAGNGGPPEGSLDVLQSWCEKLAEIIWQNRQQIRRAEHLCQQLPIPGPVEEMLAEVNATITDIISALVTSTFIIEKQPPQVLKTQTKFAATVRLLVGGKLNVHMNPPQVKATIISEQQAKSLLKNENTRNECSGEILNNCCVMEYHQATGTLSAHFRNMSLKRIKRADRRGAESVTEEKFTVLFESQFSVGSNELVFQVKTLSLPVVVIVHGSQDHNATATVLWDNAFAEPGRVPFAVPDKVLWPQLCEALNMKFKAEVQSNRGLTKENLVFLAQKLFNSSSSHLEDYNGMSVSWSQFNRENLPGWNYTFWQWFDGVMEVLKKHHKPHWNDGAILGFVNKQQAHDLLINKPDGTFLLRFSDSEIGGITIAWKFDSPDRNLWNLKPFTTRDFSIRSLADRLGDLSYLIYVFPDRPKDEVFSKYYTPVLAKAVDGYVKPQIKQVVPEFVNASADSAGGSATYMDQAPSPAVCPPAHYNMYPQNPDAVLDQDGEFDLDETMDVARHVEELLRRRMDGLDPRLSPPAGLFTSARGSLS; encoded by the exons ATGGCGGGCTGGATCCAAGCCCAGCAGCTGCAGGGAGATGCGCTGCGCCAGATGCAGGTGCTGTACGGGCAGCACTTCCCCATCGAGGTTCGGCACTacttggctcagtggattgagagCCAGCCATG gGATGCCATCGACCTGGAGAATCCCCAGGACCAAGCCCAGGCCTCCCAGCTCCTGGAGGGCCTGGTCCAGGAGCTGCAGAAGAAGGCGGAGCACCAAGTTGGGGAGGATGGGTTCTTACTGAAGATCAAGCTGGGGCACTATGCTACGCAGCTCCAG AACACGTATGACCGCTGTCCCATGGAGCTGGTCCGCTGCATCCGACATATTCTGTACAATGAACAGAGGCTGGTGCGAGAAGCCAACAAT gggAATTCTCCAGCTGGGATCCTGGTTGACGCCATGTCCCAGAAACACCTCCAGATCAACCAGACATTTGAGGAGCTGCGGCTGGTCACACAGGACACAGAGAATGAACTGAAGAAGCTGCAGCAGACCCAGGAGTACTTCATCATCCAGTATCAGGAGAGCCTGCGGATCCAGG CTCAATTTGCCGGGCTGGCCCAGCTGAGTCCCCAGGAGCGTCTGAGCCGGGAGACGGCCCTCCAGCAGAAGCAGGTGTCCCTGGAGGCCTGGCTGCAGCATGAGGCCCAGACGCTGCAGCAGTACCGCGTG GAGCTGGCCGAGAAGCACCAGAAGACCCTGCAGCTGCTGCGGAAGCAGCAGACCATCATTCTGGACGATGAGCTGATCCAGTGGAAGCGGCGGCAACAGCTGGCAGGGAACGGAGGGCCCCCCGAGGGCAGCCTGGACGTGCTGCAGTCCTG GTGTGAGAAGTTGGCTGAGATCATCTGGCAGAACCGGCAGCAGATCCGCAGGGCTGAGCACCTCTGCCAGCAGCTGCCCATCCCCGGCCCAGTGGAGGAGATGCTGGCTGAGGTCAACGCCACTATCACAGACATCATCTCAGCCCTGGTGACCAG CACGTTCATCATTGAGAAGCAGCCTCCTCAGGTCCTGAAGACCCAGACCAAGTTTGCAGCGACGGTGCGCCTGCTGGTGGGCGGGAAGCTGAACGTGCACATGAACCCCCCCCAGGTGAAGGCCACCATCATCAGCGAGCAGCAGGCCAAGTCGCTGCTCAAGAACGAGAACACCCGCAA TGAGTGCAGTGGCGAGATCCTGAACAACTGCTGTGTGATGGAGTATCACCAGGCCACCGGTACCCTCAGTGCACACTTCAGGAACATG tCACTAAAGAGGATTAAGCGGGCTGACCGGAGGGGCGCGGAGTCTGTGACGGAGGAGAAATTCACGGTCCTGTTTGAGTCTCAGTTCAGCGTTGGCAGCAATGAGCTTGTGTTCCAGGTGAAG ACTCTGTCCCTTCCCGTGGTTGTCATCGTTCACGGAAGCCAGGACCACAACGCAACCGCCACTGTGCTGTGGGACAACGCCTTTGCCGAGCCG GGCAGGGTGCCATTCGCCGTGCCCGACAAAGTGCTGTGGCCGCAGCTGTGTGAGGCGCTCAACATGAAATTCAAGGCCGAAGTGCAGAGCAACCGCGGCCTGACCAAGGAGAACCTCGTGTTCCTGGCCCAGAAACTGttcaacagcagcagcagccacctCGAAGACTATAATGGCATGTCCGTGTCCTGGTCCCAGTTCAACAGG GAGAATTTGCCGGGCTGGAACTACACCTTCTGGCAGTGGTTTGATGGGGTCATGGAGGTGCTGAAGAAGCATCACAAGCCCCATTGGAATGACGG GGCCATCCTAGGTTTTGTGAACAAGCAACAGGCCCATGACCTGCTCATCAACAAGCCCGATGGGACCTTTTTATTACGCTTTAGCGACTCCGAAATCGGGGGCATCACTATTGCCTGGAAGTTTGACTCTC CTGACCGCAACCTGTGGAACCTGAAGCCATTCACCACGCGGGACTTCTCCATCCGGTCGCTGGCTGACCGACTAGGGGACCTGAGCTATCTCATCTACGTATTTCCCGACCGGCCCAAGGACGAGGTCTTCTCCAAGTACTACACCCCTGTGCTCG CTAAAGCAGTGGATGGATATGTGAAGCCACAGATCAAGCAAGTGGTCCCTGA GTTTGTGAATGCGTCTGCAGACTCTGCCGGGGGCAGCGCCACCTACATGGaccaggccccctccccagccgTGTGCCCCCCGGCTCATTATAACATGTACCCACAGAA ccctgaCGCCGTCCTTGACCAGGATGGAGAATTTGACCTGGATGAGACCATGGACGTGGCCCGGCACGTGGAGGAACTCCTGCGCCGCCGGATGGACGGTCTGGATCCCCGCCTCTCCCCGCCCGCTGGCCTTTTCACCTCGGCCCGAGGCTCGCTCTCATGA